One window of candidate division WOR-3 bacterium genomic DNA carries:
- a CDS encoding UvrD-helicase domain-containing protein — MLSKKLGKYEILKWLGGGTFGDVYLAKDTLIDKLFAIKIPRIKEEEWEILKREAKILSELLHENIVRFYSVDIIDNNLIMTMEYVEGSSLRNLIKSAPLKEDLVIDIFKKVLLALDYAHKKKVLHRDLKPENILLTREFEPKISDFGLAMIFQEKVSGQVVGTPLYLAPEGWRGNYNERTDIFAIGSIMYECFMGFPPFQGRTLDEIREKIRKGSYPKIKENVSENLKKIIEKALNPEPEKRFKSAIEMLRAIEGDFKVSVSPLLEVKISEKKKSILEDLTEEQKDAVTSEERFILVKGGAGTGKTVSLIRRAAYLIEIKKIEPEEIIITTFTGKGIEEIRSRLSLLLSKKEYLSLNIGTMHNLALQVLYVGGSRIGFDMEKTKILTRSESFQIVKNMFPDISQIELEEIMKTISISKANLLSYQDLLRSDYAWQRRCGIVYKRYSETLKENNLLDYDDLIYYANLLLENYDDLKERFTQSIKHLLVDEFQDLTFGEVSLLKKLREKGGSLFATGDEDQAIYSFRGASNEFIINFYKYFENPKIYYLTKSFRIPEQIYEAGLKILSKIKNRKEIFFVPAEKKGQRVFIYHAEDEKDEAKFVAGQIKLLFSEGIKEEKIAVLSRYSFYLKNFQEIFKKENIPYNIQGKSRFYVRGIVRAIISYLESLVTGKKTPFNMAIKFFLGDKKIDEEVLKLWKEHIREKLNKRPLEIVNEFLEKIKFYEFLKNLPQDQEKEEREIIEELFFLLKEYREGEVKKFLDSFSVLENLETDTKEGGVFLSTIHGAKGLEFDVVFITGMAETIFPKPQSLSNRKELDEERRLFYVALTRSCEKVFITRPKTKFGRKLLPSKFIEEMIIT; from the coding sequence ATGCTTTCAAAGAAACTCGGTAAGTATGAGATTCTGAAATGGCTCGGTGGTGGAACTTTTGGTGATGTTTACCTTGCAAAAGACACTTTAATTGATAAACTTTTTGCAATTAAAATACCGAGAATAAAAGAAGAGGAATGGGAGATTTTAAAAAGAGAAGCAAAGATTCTTTCAGAACTTCTTCATGAAAATATAGTTAGATTTTATTCCGTTGATATTATTGATAACAATTTAATAATGACAATGGAGTATGTTGAGGGTTCATCTTTAAGAAATCTTATAAAATCAGCGCCATTAAAGGAAGATCTTGTAATTGATATTTTTAAAAAAGTTTTACTTGCCCTTGATTATGCACATAAAAAGAAAGTGCTTCATAGAGATTTAAAACCTGAAAATATACTTTTAACAAGGGAATTTGAGCCAAAGATATCTGATTTTGGACTTGCTATGATTTTTCAGGAGAAAGTTTCCGGGCAAGTTGTGGGAACACCTTTATACCTTGCTCCAGAGGGATGGAGGGGTAATTACAATGAAAGAACAGATATATTTGCTATAGGTTCAATTATGTATGAATGTTTTATGGGTTTTCCTCCCTTTCAGGGTAGAACTCTTGATGAAATAAGGGAAAAGATAAGAAAAGGAAGTTATCCAAAAATAAAGGAAAATGTTAGTGAAAATTTAAAGAAAATTATTGAAAAGGCTTTAAATCCTGAACCTGAAAAAAGGTTTAAAAGTGCAATTGAGATGTTAAGGGCTATTGAAGGTGATTTTAAAGTTTCAGTGAGTCCCTTATTAGAGGTTAAAATAAGTGAAAAGAAAAAAAGTATCTTAGAAGATCTTACTGAGGAGCAAAAAGATGCTGTTACATCAGAAGAAAGGTTTATTCTTGTAAAAGGTGGAGCAGGAACAGGGAAAACTGTAAGTTTGATAAGGAGGGCAGCTTATTTAATTGAGATTAAAAAAATTGAACCTGAGGAAATTATTATAACAACATTTACAGGAAAGGGAATTGAGGAGATAAGGTCAAGACTTTCCCTTTTGCTTTCAAAGAAAGAGTATTTATCCTTAAACATCGGAACAATGCACAATCTTGCTTTACAGGTTCTTTATGTAGGTGGTTCAAGAATTGGTTTTGATATGGAAAAAACTAAGATTTTAACAAGGAGTGAGAGTTTTCAAATAGTTAAGAATATGTTTCCTGATATATCACAGATAGAGCTGGAGGAAATAATGAAGACAATTTCAATTTCAAAAGCAAATCTTTTAAGTTACCAGGACCTTTTAAGATCAGATTATGCGTGGCAGAGAAGATGTGGTATTGTTTATAAAAGATACTCAGAGACCTTAAAGGAGAATAATCTTTTAGATTACGATGACCTTATCTATTATGCTAATTTACTTCTTGAAAATTACGATGATTTAAAAGAGAGATTTACTCAATCAATAAAACATTTACTTGTTGATGAATTTCAGGACCTAACCTTTGGGGAAGTTTCTCTTTTAAAAAAATTAAGAGAAAAAGGGGGCTCACTTTTTGCAACTGGTGATGAGGATCAGGCCATTTACAGTTTCAGGGGCGCATCTAATGAATTTATAATTAATTTTTACAAGTATTTTGAAAATCCCAAAATATATTATCTTACAAAGTCATTCAGGATACCTGAACAGATTTACGAAGCTGGTTTAAAAATTTTATCAAAAATAAAAAATAGAAAAGAAATTTTCTTTGTACCAGCGGAAAAAAAAGGACAGAGAGTATTTATATATCATGCTGAAGATGAAAAGGATGAGGCAAAATTTGTTGCAGGACAAATTAAACTTTTGTTTTCTGAAGGAATAAAGGAAGAAAAAATAGCAGTTCTTTCAAGGTATTCCTTTTATCTTAAAAATTTTCAGGAAATTTTTAAAAAGGAAAACATCCCTTACAATATTCAGGGTAAATCAAGATTTTATGTAAGGGGGATCGTAAGGGCAATTATAAGTTATCTTGAATCATTGGTAACAGGAAAAAAAACACCTTTTAATATGGCAATAAAGTTTTTTTTAGGTGATAAAAAGATTGATGAGGAAGTTTTAAAGCTATGGAAGGAACATATAAGGGAGAAATTAAATAAGAGACCCCTTGAAATTGTGAATGAATTTCTTGAAAAAATAAAGTTTTATGAATTTTTAAAAAATTTACCTCAAGACCAAGAAAAAGAGGAAAGGGAGATAATTGAAGAGCTTTTCTTTTTATTAAAAGAGTATAGGGAAGGTGAAGTAAAAAAATTTTTAGATTCTTTTTCAGTTTTAGAAAATCTTGAAACTGATACAAAGGAAGGTGGAGTTTTTCTTTCAACAATTCATGGTGCAAAGGGACTTGAATTTGATGTAGTTTTTATAACAGGAATGGCAGAAACAATTTTTCCAAAGCCCCAGAGTTTAAGTAACAGAAAAGAACTGGATGAGGAAAGGAGACTTTTTTATGTAGCATTAACAAGAAGTTGTGAAAAAGTTTTTATAACAAGACCAAAAACAAAATTTGGAAGAAAACTTTTACCCTCAAAATTTATTGAGGAGATGATAATTACATGA
- a CDS encoding cyanophycin synthetase → MNFNEANLFLESLINYEKKTPKNDFDFLRFIENLKEFDNPQNYLKNTCIIAGTKGKGSTAHHIVSGLLENNFFNTGLYTSPHVMNVRERIRIGENDISEEDFVYYVLKIKEKIESGINLTYFEALTVMAFLFFKDKKTLYNVLEIGLGGRLDAVNATPADFSIITPISYDHEHVLGNTLSKIAYEKSFVIKGKYSIISPQPKEVLYVLLERAKRVKSEVFLLGIKIPFKILELSEKGTYFKIYFDTRWHHIFTSMIGDFQAINASLAFIYLYLNNIKCYDFKKFKLFGRFEKIHDNPFFIVDGAHNPISLRAVTRNVRKIIKSKPRFLIFGTNRDKNIKKMLEILQGLEPKCLILTQSHIPRRENPDTLYEIAKTLNFKKILKFEDAFDAFKFSFENSDSNSFILLTGSFYLVELAKRFIIENRL, encoded by the coding sequence ATGAATTTTAATGAAGCAAATCTTTTTCTTGAATCTTTAATAAATTATGAGAAAAAAACTCCAAAAAATGATTTTGATTTTTTAAGGTTTATTGAAAATTTAAAGGAATTTGATAATCCTCAGAATTACCTTAAAAATACATGTATTATAGCAGGAACAAAGGGAAAGGGGAGCACAGCCCATCACATTGTAAGTGGTCTTTTAGAAAATAATTTTTTTAATACTGGGTTATACACTTCTCCCCATGTTATGAATGTAAGAGAAAGGATAAGAATAGGAGAAAATGATATATCTGAAGAGGATTTTGTGTATTATGTTTTAAAAATAAAAGAAAAAATTGAAAGTGGAATTAATCTAACATATTTTGAAGCTCTTACAGTTATGGCTTTCTTATTTTTTAAGGATAAAAAAACTCTTTATAATGTTTTAGAAATTGGTCTTGGTGGAAGACTTGATGCAGTTAATGCTACTCCAGCAGATTTTTCAATAATAACACCTATAAGTTATGACCATGAACATGTTCTTGGAAACACCTTAAGTAAAATTGCCTATGAGAAGAGTTTTGTTATTAAGGGAAAATACTCAATAATATCACCCCAACCTAAGGAAGTGCTTTATGTTCTTTTAGAAAGGGCAAAAAGGGTTAAAAGTGAAGTTTTTCTTCTTGGTATAAAAATTCCCTTTAAAATATTAGAACTTTCTGAAAAAGGAACATATTTTAAGATTTATTTTGATACGAGGTGGCATCATATTTTTACTTCTATGATAGGTGATTTTCAGGCAATAAATGCTTCCCTTGCTTTTATCTATTTATATTTAAACAATATTAAGTGTTATGATTTTAAAAAATTTAAACTTTTTGGAAGATTTGAAAAGATTCATGATAATCCTTTTTTTATAGTAGATGGTGCCCATAATCCAATTTCTTTAAGAGCTGTTACAAGGAATGTAAGAAAGATAATAAAAAGTAAACCCAGATTTTTAATTTTCGGGACTAATAGAGACAAAAATATAAAGAAAATGCTTGAAATTTTACAGGGACTTGAGCCTAAGTGCCTTATTTTAACTCAATCACATATACCGAGAAGGGAAAACCCTGATACTTTATATGAAATTGCTAAAACATTAAATTTCAAAAAAATTTTAAAGTTTGAAGATGCTTTTGACGCCTTTAAATTTTCCTTTGAAAACTCTGATTCAAATTCTTTTATACTTTTAACAGGTTCCTTTTATCTTGTTGAGCTTGCAAAAAGATTTATAATTGAGAATAGGTTATAA